The stretch of DNA TTATGAGGATGCCGTCTACCGCTTCGCGCAGATCGTCCACGATTCGCATGCCGACGTTGCGCCCGTCGTCTTCACCTGGCCTTCGCGCGGCAGCATCTTCGATTATAATTACGACAAGGAAAGCACCAACTATTCCCGCGACGCGCTGGAGGAATTGTTGACCCGCACCGCCGCCAATCCCGCCGTTAGCGACGTCACCATCATGGCCCATTCGATGGGCACCTGGCTCACCGTCGAAGCGCTGCGGCAGATGGCGATCCGCAACGGTCATGTCGCCTCGAAGATCAACAATGTCATCCTCGCTTCGCCGGATCTCGATGTCGACGTTTTCGGCCGCCAGTTCGCCAGCCTCGGCAAGGAAAGGCCGCACTTCACCATCTTCGTCTCGCAGGACGATCGCGCTTTGGCGCTGTCGCGGCGCATCTCCGGCAATGTCGACCGGCTCGGCCAGATCGATCCTTCCGTCGAACCCTATCGCAGCAAGCTCGAAGCGGCCGGCATCACCGTGCTCGACCTCACCAAGCTCAAGGGCGGCGACCGGCTGAACCACGGCAAATTCGCCGAAAGCCCCGAAGTGGTGAAGCTGATCGGCGACCGGCTGATTGCCGGCCAGACGATCACCGATTCCAATGTCGGCCTCGGCGAGGCCGTCGGCGCCGTGGCGATGGGCGCTGCCCAGACCGCCGGAAGTGCCGTCAGCGTCGCCGTCAGCACGCCGATTGCGATCTTCGATCCGCGCACCCGGCGCAACTACGATGCCCAGCTGAAACGTCTCGGCCAGTCGATGAACAATACCGTCGGTTCGGTCGGCGACAGCGTCGGCGCCGGCCTGCCGGCAAGCCAGTAAAAATTCCACAGAGCAATTCCAGCAAAAGTGCACAGCGGTTTTGCGTTTCGGAATTGCGAAAAAAACAAAGAAATAGAGAATTTCCGTGATTCGGAAAAAACGGAAATTCTCTAGGCATCGCATCTTGATGTGATATATCAGATTCACGACGGCAATTTTGTCTGCCGTGCGATGGGTTGATGGCATGGCGGATGAGACGAAGAAGACGGTAGCGGTCGTCGGCGCAGGCGTGATCGGCGCTTCGATCGCTTTCGAGCTGCAGCGGCGCGGGTTTGATGTGACGCTGATCGACAAGGGCGAGCCGGGTCGCGGCACCTCTTTCGGCAATATGGCAAGCATCGCGCTCGATTTTGCCGCCGGTTCCGGCCCTTCGACCTGGAAGAAGATCCCCGGCTGGCTGCTCGATCCGGAAGGTCCCGTCTGGCTGCGGCCCTCCTATGCCGCCAGGATGCTGCCCTGGTTCCTGCGCTTCCTCGCTGCCGGCCGGCCCTCGCGCCTCCGAGAGATCGAGGATGCCGGCATGCGCCTGTCGAACCGGGCGCTCGGCGATTTCAGGCAGATGCTCCAGGCGATTGGCGCACCCGAGTTGATGACCGAGGAGGGTTGTCTCGCGATCTACGAGACCGAGGCGGAATTTGCCGCCGACCGTGGCCATCTCGCCATGATGCAGCGCTACGGCCTCGAATTCGAGGTTTTGAGCAACGGCGCCATCCAACATTACGAACCCACTTTGTCACCGGCGATCGCCAAAGCCGTACTGCTCCCCGACAACAAGTCGATCCGCGACCCCTACAAGCTGGTGGTCAAACTCGCCGATGCCGCAAAGGCTGCGGGCACGACCTTCGTCTCCGGCACTGTCAGGAATATCGAGCGCAGGGGCGATGGCACGGCCGTCGTTCTCCTCGAGGATGGCAGGCGGATCGAGGCCGGTTCGGTCGTGCTTGCCGCCGGCGTCCACACCCGTTTCCTCGCCGAAAAGCTCGGCGAGCCGATCCCGCTCGAAACTGAGCGCGGCTATCACACGCAGATCATGAAGCCCGGCATCGCGATGCGTTATTCGGTGATCTGGCCGCATCGCGCCTTCATGGTGACGCCGACGGCGGGCGGCATCCGGGTTGGCGGCAATGTCGAGCTCGCCGGCCTCGATGCCGCGCCCGATTTCCGCCGTCCGCGGGTGCTGGTGCGCCATGCCCAGCGCGCGCTGCCCGGCCTGAAGGTCGAGGAGACGACGGAATGGATGGGGCACCGTCCGGCGCTGCCCGATACGATCCCGATCATTTCGCCGTCGTCGAAACTGCCCGGCGTTTTTTATGCGACCGGCCACGGCCATCTCGGCCTGACCTTTTCGGCAACGACAGCGCTGGTGATCGCCGATATGGTGACCGGGCTCAAACCATCCCTCGATATGACCCCGTTCCGCATAGACCGTTATTAGGAGGCCCCGATGTCCGATACCGCCAAACCCGTAGCGCTGATCACCGGCGGCGGCCGCGGCATGGGCGAGGCGATCGCCCGCGAGCTCTCGGCCCAGGGCTATCGGCTGGCGCTGATGTCGCCTTCGGAAAGCTGCGAGAAGCTGGCGGCTGAACTTGGCGGCGTCGCTTCGCGCGGCGTGGCCGAAAAGGCCGAGGATCTCAAGGCGATCTTCGACCTGACGATGAAGACCTATGGCCGCATCGATGCCGTCGTCAACCTGAGCGGCCATCCGCCGAAGGGCGACCTGCTCGATATTTCAGACGAGAACTGGACGCTCGGTTCCGACATGATGATCCTGTCGCTGGTGCGCATGGCCCGCCTGGTCACACCGGTTATGCTGAAACAGGGCAAGGGCGCCTTCGTCAACATCACCACCTTCGCCGCCTACGAGCCGACGCTGGTCTTCCCGGTTTCCTGCACCTACCGCGCCGCTGCCGGCGCCTTCACCAAGCTCTATTCCGATCGTTATGCGGCCGATAATATCCGCATGAACTGCATCCTGCCGGGTTATATCGATAGTCTCAACCACAAGCCCGAGACCGCCGAGAAGGTGCCGATGAAGCGCATCGGCCATGTGGAGGAGATCGCCAAGACCGCGGCCTTCCTGCTCTCCGACGGCGCGGGTTATATCACCGGCCAGAATATCCGCGTCGATGGCGGCGTCACCCGTCACGTCTGATCTGGAGTTTTCGATATGAGATGGAAGCGCACGATCCAGCTGCTGGATGTCCACGCCGAAGGTGAGATCGGCCGCGTCGCGATCGGCGGCGTGCCGAAGATCCCCGGCGAGACCATCGCCGCCCAGCTGCATTGGCTGAACACCGATCCGAAGGGCGACGAACTGCGCCGCTTCCTTTGCCTGGAGCCGCGCGGCGCGCCGATCGGCTCGGTCAACCTGCTGCTGCCGGCACGGCACCCGGAGGCCGACGCCGCCTTCATCATCCTGCAGCCCGATCAGGCGCATGCGAGCTCCGGCTCGAACTCGATCTGCGTCACCACGGCACTGCTCGAATCCGGCATCGTCGAGATGAAGGAGCCGGAGACGATCGTGACGCTCGAAACCGCCGCCGGCCTCGTCAAGGCGACGGCAACCTGCCGAGACGGGCGCTGCGAGAAGGTCAAGCTCACCATGGTGCCCTCCTTCGTGCATGAGCTCGATGTCGCGATCGACACGCCGCATTGGGGAAGGATCAAGGCCGATATCAGCTATGGCGGCATCTTTTATGCGCTCGTCGATGTCGGCCAGATCGGTCTGACGATCGAGAAGGCCAATGCCGCCGGCCTCGTCCAGGCCGGCATGATCCTCAAGGAGCTGATCAACCGCGACATCAAGGTCGTCCATCCCGAGATCCCGGCGATCTCGGGCGTCGCCTATGTGATGTTCCGCGACACGGAAGCCGATGGCACGGTGCGCACCTGCACCACCATGTGGCCGGGCCGGGCCGACCGCTCGCCCTGCGGCACCGGCAATTCCGCCAATCTCGCCACCCTTTATGCCCGCGGCAAGGCCAAGGTCGGCGACACCTTCACCTCGAAGTCGATCATCGGCTCCGAATTCGAAGTCGGCCTCCAGGCGGTGACCGAGGTGGCCGGCCGCCCCGCCGTCATCCCCACCATCACCGGCCGCGGCTTCACCTTCGGCCTGACCCAGGTAGCACTCGACCCCTTTGACCCGCATCCGAACGGTTTTGCGCTGACGGATGTGTGGGGGCCATCGGCTGGGGAGATTTGACTGCGAGGAGCATGGTTCGCGCCGATGGTTGCCCCTCACCCTAACCCTCATATGCGCTAGGTTTAGCCCTGGACATAAGGAATCTGGTTGTGATTCAAGCTTTGGATGAAGATTCGTCCTGAGGTTTTGGATCATTGGCCGGAAGTGCGCGAGCGGCTTCCGGCGGGTTTTGACTTGGAAGCAACGGCGCGGTTGCGCGGTGCTTTTACGCGGGTGCGGGAAATCAAGAATGCCGAGACGCTGTTGCGGCTGGCACTTGCCTATGGCGGCCTTGGCATGTCGCTACGCGAGACCTGTGCATGGGCCGAAGCGGGCGGGATCGCCCGTTTGTCAGACCCATCGCTGCTCGAGCGGCTGTGCAAAGCGGCGCCTTGGCTTGGCGACATCGTGGCCGCGCTGATTGCCGAACAGGCCAAAGTGCCGACGGGGCGCTTTGCGGGATATCGCTTGCGTGTGCTCGATGGAACGTCGATCTGCCATCCGGGCGCTGACCGCACGACATGGCGGTTGCATGTCGGCTACGATCTGGCAACGGCTCAGGTCGATCAGCTTGAGTTGACCGACATCCATGGTGCCGAGAACCTTCAGCGCCTTACCTACGCACCCGGCGATATCGTGCTGGCCGATCGCTACTATGCAAGACCGCGCGACCTGCGGCCGGTGATCGACGCCGGTGCAGACTTCATCGTGCGGACCGGCTGGAACTCGTTGCGCCTGTTGCAGACGAATGGCGAGCCCTTTGATCTGTTTGCCGCACTCGCCGCTCAGCAAGAGCAGGAAGGCGAGGTGCAGGTTCGTGTCCACGAAGGCATGACGGGGACGCCGCCACCACCGCCGCTGGCCCTGCGCCTCATTGTCCGACGCAAGGATCCGCAACAGGCCCAAGCCGAGCAGGAGCGTCTGCTCAAAGCCGCCCGCAAGCACGGCAAAAAACCCGATCCGCGCAGTCTCGAGGCGGCGAAGTACATTCTGCTGCTGACCTCGCTGCCGGCCACCACCTTCCCGCCGGCCGATATCCTCACCCTCTATCGCTTCCGCTGGCAAATCGAGCTGGCGTTCAAACGGTTCAAGAGCCTGGCCGGCCTCGACAGCTTGCCGGCCAAGAAGCCGGAACTGGCCCGGGCATGGCTCTACGCCAGACTGATCGTCGCCATCATCGCCGAACAGATTGCCGGGCAAGTCCCGGACTCTCCCCCCTCTGGATGTGGCAACCCCACTGGCTAGCCCCCCATTGGCAAGCCCATCGCGCTGGCGTCTCATGAAGATCGCCCTGGCCACCATTTGCGCCGCCATCCGCGGACCACTTCTGTGGCAGGCCGTCTGTAATCTCGTCACGCGAAGTCGTCGCCACCTCTGTGAGCCGCCGCGACGACGCCGAAAACAATGCGACGATCTACACGCTCGCTTAACCTAGCGCATATGACCCTAACCCTCTCCCCGTAAAAACGGGGAGAGGGGACGTGCCATGCAAGAGGCCAATGGGGAACGGAAAGGTCGCGGCATATGCCCTTCTCCCCGCAGGCGGGGAGAAGGTGGCGGCAGCCGGATGAGGGGCAGCGGCACGCTCCAACGATCCTACGGAGCTTCCGCGACCGACTGCCTAAAGGTTACGCATGATCGGCGTAAGTCTGCCTGCGCTCAGAATCCCCGGTTCGAGTGTCCCAACCCAGCATGGCCAACTCGGCGACTGCCTCCAGTTCGCCGCGGGTCGCGCCGTCGCGGGCCAGGATCGACATGCCGTTCTGAACGGTCTGGACGAAACGGGCGAGTGCATGGACGTCGGTCGAGACGGGAATTTCGCCCTCTGATATCGCCTGGTTCAGGCGCAGCTTCAGGCGGTCGAGCGTGACGGCGCGGGCGGCTCGCACGAGTTCGCCGAGTTCCACATGGCCCTCGCTGCCGACCGAAGAGAGCGCCACCATGCAGCCGCGGGGAATATCCACGACACAGCCGGTCAGGGCAGCGGCCGAATCCATCAGAAACGACCTCACCGCCTCACGGGCCGTGCCCGCGGAAAAGAAGCCTCCCCAGACGAGCGCCTCGTTGTTGTCGCGATAGTGGCGCAGCGCCTCGGCATAGAGCGCCTCTTTCGAGCCGAATGCCGCGTAAAGGCTCGGCGATCCGATCCCCATCGCCTCGGTGAGGTCGGCGATCGAGGTCGCCTCGAAGCCCTTGATCCAGAACAGGCGGGTCGCCTGCGCCAAGGCTGCTTCCCGATCGAACGCCCGCGGCCGTCCGCGCCCGCGGGTCGGGGTTTCATCGACGTTCGAGGTCTCATCCGATTTTTGCATCGATCATTATATAAACCCATTGACACCCCATCGCAACGTGCCTAGCTATTTATGTGTCGATCACTACAGAAAGAGAAGATCATGACAGAACTGGCTGGAAAGCGTGCCCTGGTCACAGGTGGCTCGCGTGGCATCGGTGCCGCCATCGCATTGGCGCTTGCCGACAAAGGCGCGGATGTCGCCATAACCTATGAGCGTTCGGCCGATCGCGCCGCCGAAGTCGTCCGAGCGATCGAGGGCAAGGGCCGCAAAGCGCTTGCCATCCAGGCCGACAGCGCCGATCCGGCGGCCGTGAAGCGCTCGGTCGACGAGGCCGCCCAGGCACTTGGCGGTCTCGACATTCTCGTCAACAATGCCGCAATCGCGCTTTACGGTGCGATCGCCGACGTCAGCGTCGAGCAGATCGATGCGCTGCTGGATGTCAATGTGCGGTCGCCTCTGCTCGCTTCGCAGGCCGCCATTCCCTATCTGCAGGCGGGAGGCCGCGTCATCACCATCGGCTCGGTCGGCGCCGAACGCATCGTCGGCGACACCGGCACGGTCTATTACATGACAAAATCCGCGCTCCACTCGTTTACCCGCGGCCTCGCGCGGGAACTCGGATCTCGCGATATCACCGTAAACCTCGTTCAGCCGGGTTCGACCGACACCGATATGAATCCCGCCGATGGCGACTTCGCCGATTTCCAGCGTGCCCTGATCCCACTTGGCCGTTATGGCGAGCCGGAAGATGTGGCGGCTGCTGTGGCTTTCCTCGCAAGCCCTGCTGCAAGGCACATCACCGGCACCATCCTCACAGTGGATGGCGGCTTGAACACCTGAATCGGGATCTGTTGCCTGCGTCGGCAAAAACGGGGGGTCGACAGATGTTGGTCCCTCTTTTCGTCCCGATGACCCCCTCACTCCAACCCGGACCCCGTTGAGGAGAAGAGAGAGCTAAGCCGCGGCACCCTCCAATATACCTCATCCTGAGGTGCGATCCGCAGGATCGCCTCGAAGGACACGCCGCAACGCCGCTCCTTGCATGATCCGGCGCCGCAATACCCGCCTCGTCCTTCGAGGCCCCTGCGGGGCACCTCAGGATGAGGCTCTCTTAAACGCCGCCGCTCCGGGCGCTGGCGAGGTGTCAGCGTCCGCACGATGCTTCGTTGGATGCGCCGCTTGACCCGAGGATGTCACGGAGGCGACGACGGCCGGCGTGCTTCTCTCTTAAGCTTTAAGATGATGTTTCGGAGAGCATGGACGGCCGGTCGGCCAGGTGGACAGCGCTTGTTCGACGACAGCCTCGAGCATCTCGCGGCTGAATCCGACACGCCGCGGCCCATCAACCGCGTTGCAAAATTCTAGTGCTGACGTGATCTGTGGCAAGCTCCGCGGCCGGGGCTGGCCTACCAAGCAGATATCCTTGGCCGATGTCGCAACCCAGATCCTGAAGCCGCTGAAGCTGGCTCTCTTCTTCGATACCCTCGGCGGTTATCGTCACGCCAAGTCCCGCACCGAGAGCGATGATGGCCTTGATCACCTTGTCCTGCTTATCATTGGTTTCGAATGAAGAGACGAAACTCCTGTCG from Rhizobium leguminosarum bv. trifolii WSM1325 encodes:
- a CDS encoding protein of unknown function DUF900 hydrolase family protein (PFAM: protein of unknown function DUF900 hydrolase family protein~KEGG: rec:RHECIAT_CH0000517 hypothetical protein), whose translation is MIGKRGGLPAALTGLLIATMALAGCGGRPVGVMQAAGTAAPGTSKVDLLVATTRAADDNPAVLFSGERGTGLAVNAVDVSIPPEANRKVGQVQWPSRLPADPLRDFVTVSVDPLEGERAGETWLKSHMPKSRRVLVFVHGFNNRYEDAVYRFAQIVHDSHADVAPVVFTWPSRGSIFDYNYDKESTNYSRDALEELLTRTAANPAVSDVTIMAHSMGTWLTVEALRQMAIRNGHVASKINNVILASPDLDVDVFGRQFASLGKERPHFTIFVSQDDRALALSRRISGNVDRLGQIDPSVEPYRSKLEAAGITVLDLTKLKGGDRLNHGKFAESPEVVKLIGDRLIAGQTITDSNVGLGEAVGAVAMGAAQTAGSAVSVAVSTPIAIFDPRTRRNYDAQLKRLGQSMNNTVGSVGDSVGAGLPASQ
- a CDS encoding Proline racemase (PFAM: proline racemase~KEGG: ret:RHE_CH00452 proline racemase protein), whose product is MRWKRTIQLLDVHAEGEIGRVAIGGVPKIPGETIAAQLHWLNTDPKGDELRRFLCLEPRGAPIGSVNLLLPARHPEADAAFIILQPDQAHASSGSNSICVTTALLESGIVEMKEPETIVTLETAAGLVKATATCRDGRCEKVKLTMVPSFVHELDVAIDTPHWGRIKADISYGGIFYALVDVGQIGLTIEKANAAGLVQAGMILKELINRDIKVVHPEIPAISGVAYVMFRDTEADGTVRTCTTMWPGRADRSPCGTGNSANLATLYARGKAKVGDTFTSKSIIGSEFEVGLQAVTEVAGRPAVIPTITGRGFTFGLTQVALDPFDPHPNGFALTDVWGPSAGEI
- a CDS encoding transcriptional regulator, TetR family (PFAM: regulatory protein TetR~KEGG: rpt:Rpal_2059 transcriptional regulator, TetR family); the encoded protein is MQKSDETSNVDETPTRGRGRPRAFDREAALAQATRLFWIKGFEATSIADLTEAMGIGSPSLYAAFGSKEALYAEALRHYRDNNEALVWGGFFSAGTAREAVRSFLMDSAAALTGCVVDIPRGCMVALSSVGSEGHVELGELVRAARAVTLDRLKLRLNQAISEGEIPVSTDVHALARFVQTVQNGMSILARDGATRGELEAVAELAMLGWDTRTGDSERRQTYADHA
- a CDS encoding D-amino-acid dehydrogenase (PFAM: FAD dependent oxidoreductase~KEGG: ret:RHE_CH00451 D-amino acid dehydrogenase protein) — translated: MADETKKTVAVVGAGVIGASIAFELQRRGFDVTLIDKGEPGRGTSFGNMASIALDFAAGSGPSTWKKIPGWLLDPEGPVWLRPSYAARMLPWFLRFLAAGRPSRLREIEDAGMRLSNRALGDFRQMLQAIGAPELMTEEGCLAIYETEAEFAADRGHLAMMQRYGLEFEVLSNGAIQHYEPTLSPAIAKAVLLPDNKSIRDPYKLVVKLADAAKAAGTTFVSGTVRNIERRGDGTAVVLLEDGRRIEAGSVVLAAGVHTRFLAEKLGEPIPLETERGYHTQIMKPGIAMRYSVIWPHRAFMVTPTAGGIRVGGNVELAGLDAAPDFRRPRVLVRHAQRALPGLKVEETTEWMGHRPALPDTIPIISPSSKLPGVFYATGHGHLGLTFSATTALVIADMVTGLKPSLDMTPFRIDRY
- a CDS encoding short-chain dehydrogenase/reductase SDR (PFAM: short-chain dehydrogenase/reductase SDR; KR domain protein~KEGG: atc:AGR_pAT_252 hypothetical protein), whose product is MTELAGKRALVTGGSRGIGAAIALALADKGADVAITYERSADRAAEVVRAIEGKGRKALAIQADSADPAAVKRSVDEAAQALGGLDILVNNAAIALYGAIADVSVEQIDALLDVNVRSPLLASQAAIPYLQAGGRVITIGSVGAERIVGDTGTVYYMTKSALHSFTRGLARELGSRDITVNLVQPGSTDTDMNPADGDFADFQRALIPLGRYGEPEDVAAAVAFLASPAARHITGTILTVDGGLNT
- a CDS encoding transposase IS4 family protein (PFAM: transposase IS4 family protein~KEGG: ecd:ECDH10B_2558 IS186/IS421 transposase), producing MKIRPEVLDHWPEVRERLPAGFDLEATARLRGAFTRVREIKNAETLLRLALAYGGLGMSLRETCAWAEAGGIARLSDPSLLERLCKAAPWLGDIVAALIAEQAKVPTGRFAGYRLRVLDGTSICHPGADRTTWRLHVGYDLATAQVDQLELTDIHGAENLQRLTYAPGDIVLADRYYARPRDLRPVIDAGADFIVRTGWNSLRLLQTNGEPFDLFAALAAQQEQEGEVQVRVHEGMTGTPPPPPLALRLIVRRKDPQQAQAEQERLLKAARKHGKKPDPRSLEAAKYILLLTSLPATTFPPADILTLYRFRWQIELAFKRFKSLAGLDSLPAKKPELARAWLYARLIVAIIAEQIAGQVPDSPPSGCGNPTG
- a CDS encoding short-chain dehydrogenase/reductase SDR (PFAM: short-chain dehydrogenase/reductase SDR~KEGG: oxidoreductase protein), with product MSDTAKPVALITGGGRGMGEAIARELSAQGYRLALMSPSESCEKLAAELGGVASRGVAEKAEDLKAIFDLTMKTYGRIDAVVNLSGHPPKGDLLDISDENWTLGSDMMILSLVRMARLVTPVMLKQGKGAFVNITTFAAYEPTLVFPVSCTYRAAAGAFTKLYSDRYAADNIRMNCILPGYIDSLNHKPETAEKVPMKRIGHVEEIAKTAAFLLSDGAGYITGQNIRVDGGVTRHV